The nucleotide window TTGAATGAGGATTTTCTTGGTACTTACATCTGGTACATTTTGGATTAGTCTCTGACTAATCCCTTGACATATACCGCTTCAATTTGTTACACTAAGCATGTGCTCAATTGCTTGAACGCATGCTTCCCCCCGTGTTAAGGATTGGGATGCTGCCAACTGGCTAGCATCCCTGGCACCACGAACCCTCACTACGTACGTTACCGAGGGCCTATGGTGTTGCACCAATCTATTTCATCGTAGGTTGGATCTTATGCTCGAGAGCCAAGGTCCCACGTGATCTAAAAACTTTATCAGTGGTCGAATCACCTACTCGGGAGCCGAGTTCCCCTGCATTTTCATCATGTGTAGGGTTTTTTTATATGCCACTGTCATGTAAGCATGTAAGAAAGCATATGTTTTTGTGGGTAATATTGCATGACTTTTTAACAATAAATGTCCCCAAAAAAtcttgataaaatggaatgagagCATTTGAGGTCGGATAATGATACATTTCCTACTATTCTACTATCTGTTTCCAACGACCTATATGGCGTGCTAATTTGTccgtttatatataaaaattgagtaatgatatatgtacaactctttatacaattatattttaaaatgagattatttttgtagaatGATATTactttcataaattattttattagaatacccctcatttaaaatatgttgatGGAAAGGGTTGTAAAAAAGGTTTATGTGTCAATCATCTATTACTATATTTAAAATGGGAGTCTAGCAATTCTAACGTGGCTTCTAATACGATGAATTGgactaaaaaatacacattcaatttaaaaaacaCCATTGTCTTTTATTTAATCAAGAATTGTCTCAACCAAACAATAGTTTGGGAAAAAAACATTCTCGATCTCCCAAAATCGAAGCTTGTTTCAGAAAAATCGCAAAAAACTGTTAGTTTCAACATAACTATTTCCTTGAAAAAATCTCAGAGAAAACACAAGAACCTCTATCTCTCATCCCCTTTCATACTAACTCTTTTTTTTGGTCTCTTGGAATTTTGACATTTGATTGTGTTGTGAAAATGAAACTAAAATAAGCAAGCACTACTTTGTCTGTCTCCCCTCTCATACTCACTCTTTGGGCAATCACCATTTTTTGATAACTTCAATCTTATTTTGACTTGGTGCCaatcagtaaaaaaaatgaggagaaaacaCAATATCGGATTTTAAATAAACAGGTACGGGACCCATATCCACAatccaaatgattttttttttgggcagtttttttcatgcatttttttagtcgttttaataattaaaaaaaatttacaatattattaaaaaatacttacttaattatcaagtgaaaaaagaaaaaaaaaagtgtcggGATGTTTGTTGGGACTGCATTTTCCTTCAAACAATTATGCTTATATACAAAACGGGCGTTTTGGTGATCGTTTTACCAAAACGACGCGGTTTTGATAAAACTGATGATCGTTTTATCAGTTCAGTCTCCCCCCCAAGTCCCAACTAGCgcgctcgctctctctctctctccccgaaACCCTCTGCGATATCGAGCCTCCGCCACCGTTTCTCTCCCGCCGGACGTTTGGATCATCACCTTGACAGACACAGCCGACGGGCCTCTCGGtaagtttctctctctccatcttatCTCTTCTCGGCACAAAATCACGTAGATGTGTGCATCGTTAAGTCTTTTGTTCATGTTTTTCCTTATTTTGGTCTGTTATGCATATTTCAAGgaagaattttatcaatttcttgGTATTTCAGGGTTGTGGTTAATAGGCTGTGATTCGTGAAATGGGTTTTGCATTTCTTCATCTTGTCGTAGTTGGATTTGCAAACACAAACCAttagatgttttgtttttggtagtTGTAACACACCCCAGATGTTTGATAAAAATACTCAAAGACCTACTCACTTCGAGGAGAGCACCTCCGGTAGGAaaagagataagataaaaaagagaaataaagtttTTCATTCAGATTTTGCATGCCCTTACAAAAGTCTCATTTGTCTATTTATAGAGACCCAATCATTAACTAACTAGTGGGCCAAAGGCCagtaaaattaagataaaaggaaataacataagCATAATAGGCCTAATAAAGTAAGAGCTGGGCCATAGCTCCACCCTGCTCACCCATGCATTAACACTCAAAACCATGGGCCAAGTCCAGCAACTACCCAAGCCAACTATAGCTTCAGGCCCTACTGTCATTGTAATTACAAGTGTGacagtagttttttttttatcaccaaTTGTTAAAAACCCAACCATTAATCCAAAAGCCTTAgaactgttggatactaatttggtttaGCACTCTGGATCATAACAGTTGTCTGGCATCACTGTTACGAATAAAGGgatttttctttgtaaaaataaatgaatgtgATATGTGACCATTCGAGGAGTCACTGACCTCCAGCAATACTTAGGAATTTTTGGATCTAAACTGATAACTTCATTGAACACTTGCAGAATATAAATAGACCCTTACAGGATACCACTAATTGACATGATTACAATAGCCCAAAGGGCTTGCTCACGTTCTACCAGAATGTAACCCACCTAAACTAACTGGCCCACTAACTAAGACTCAATCAACACACTTAATGGAAAACAAATAAAGCAAAGTACTTAAATAACACCAACTAAATACAAATGGACATTTAAGACGTAACCCTAAGACAAACACTCGAATAAATTGGActctaggggtggcaatatgtgatacGGCCTGTTAACCCAACACAAACACGATACGAAATTAACGGGTTTGGGTTTGAtgttaacgggttcgggtcaaaactgGTTGaccccgttaagacacgattcaCTAACAAGTCACTAATGGGTCAACCCGCTTAACCCGTTAGTAACCCGTTTAAAtccattaattttttacttaaaattacatttatatccTTTTTAATCTAAAAGCAAAAATACCCTAACCCTATTTCGTATTTCCTAACTCTCTCTCAGTTCTCAGTTGAATCAGTTCTCATGGGTCATGATCACCTCCCACACTTCCtctagattgtaattttggtgtttttattgtttggattgtaattttggacttatgtagtttgttttatatttttgggagatattgtgattttaacttttatgtgaaattatgttaatcaggtcaaatggattatttgggtcaattcaactcatttacataaacgggttgaaacaGATCGAAACAAGTCGTGTCgtgttgatatatttttaattaattcataacggGTCAAAACGTGTCGTATCGTGCCAACCCATTATTTTAATgagtcgtgttagggtttggaaaTCTGGCCCGTTAAGCTTAACAGGTCATGTTCGGATTGACCCATATCGTATAATATACACGACTTGACATGaccccgttaacacgatttgccACCCCTAGGACTCCCTTCAGATTAGGACTTCAACTGTCACACATAACAATCACTTAGTAATGAATTAAACCTGTGGAAGAAGTCAAATAGTTCATGGGTAAGAGAGATTTTGATATGTGTTTTGTTGGGATTTCTTCCAAGTTGCTTCTTGAAAGAGTcgatttctaataatttttgtagTAAAGACGGAGGTACTTGGTAAGTCAACCTTTTTAGCGAACAATATAAACTAAGTTGCAAATTTGttcaaaatgatatttgttaataacctcaaggggttggcccaagtggtgaaggtcttggtcttggggaatcactcccttcaaggtccaaggttcaacacttcatgggtgcaaacaatcatttggggccaTACCTCCTGGTGAACAGCcaacgatttaaccagttccgtgaagggaaacttccgagggtgcagTGCACGGGACCAGAGTTTACTCTGCAGAGATGGGTCCGAAGTGCCCTGCTTTGGAGAGGTTcctcaacataaaaaaaaacaatgatatttgttaatattcaaAATGGTGACTCTGCACTCTCTGCCTTGATTTCGGATTCTTAAGCCTTTTCACTACTGCTATGCTAATTTGCCTATTTGATGCATACCTTTTCCAATAGCCCATGAAAAACAGACTTGCGTTCGCTGTATATTGATGTGCGAATCAAATGCGTAAAGCCTGTTAAGCGGTTGACCAGACAATTCTGCTGATAGTTTTGTTAGTACTGCTAAGGAGCACAATTTTCAAATACTCGAGCAGTGGCACATCAACCTTATCAAGATAATATACACTTGAACCGCAGCAGATAACAACTCtgctttttctatatataacaGTCATGCATACTGGTTTTACCATATTAAGAAAAGACAAActctttcctctcattttgaAATGATCCTAAACTTTCCTGAGAAAAGTTCAAATGAACTTTGTTTATGAGTATCCAAGTTCTGAGCAAGTTGTTGATCATTTTAAGTGGTCCTGCTGATTATaaccaaatttaaaatttacctTTCTGCTTAGAGTTTGAAAACCCGGATTCATCCGGGTACTGGCTCGGGTCATAACCCGGGTGGGTATCCGGCCTGTATTAAACACCTGGGTCTAGGTCCAAGTATATCCAGGTACCTggacccggatgaacagtgttAAAAGCGacagtttgttattttttcagttcgacaagaaaaaaaaaaaaggaaagggatTCTTTTAGAGATAAAAAACAGTTTCTTAATATCATTCTCACtcttgcatctttttttttttcctctccttcaATACCACACTCTTTCGTAAACATAACTCTATCTTTTCTCCTCCAAAAGAGAGGACACCTTCCTACAATATTTGTTGATGAGTTAGCATATCGATGTAAGCTTCATGGACCATGGTCCGTTCAATTGTGTAGGAAACGACcatattacaagaaaaagaaaaaaaactagatgAAGGAACGAAATTCTTTGGGTTGTTACCAATGGCCGAGTTTCCTAACAAGTAACGGGCCATCTCCAAGGCTCGTATTGTTTTTCTTCAAATGGCATAATGAACAACTCGCAACTTTTCGTTCTCTCTCTTCGGTCTACTCAGTATGTTGCAGTTGGgttacaaataattatattacttttcTTTCTCATCTCTTCTTCTAAGTGATTTATCTTTCCTTTCCAAATCAACACACATAAATATAACCACTCTCTCTCCCTGATGCCAATTCtagtatttccttttttttttttttttttgttgattttgctGGGTTATAGTCTGCTAACGTGTGTCGTGGGCTGCATTTGCAATAACCAACCTTTCTTAATTTGTTGGGCATGGTCTGCGAATGTCGATCAGGTACAACTCTAATACGTGTTGAGCTGTTTGTCTTGGAGtttcatattttgataatcatcatatatttgaagtgcatacaaactcattttatttctattttcctttttgggTAATGTTTTCAAACATTTTGAGCTGTTATAACTTACTATTATGCATTTACATAGATCTTCTTTGTGTTAATTTAAAGTCGTTTGAGATTGTTGAGAAGGTTCCTTGGTtgcttggttttgttttttcattttttttacaagtttctGTGAAGAAGGTTAATGAGAACAATGTTCAACTAATGTGcaatatattacaaattagTTATGGATTTTGAGCAGTTGAATAGCATGCTCTAGATTGGTTAATCGTATTGGATGTATGGTCTATTTTGTTATGCAGCTCGGGAGGTCGAGCAATTTTTGTTGTTGGGTTGATCTAGAAATCTCCAAATATGGTATGAGAACAAAACATTGTACCTCATTCCAGCTCCAATGGCGTCGCTCATGACTATCCGGCGGGCCCGAGGCCGAATAGAACCCTCTTTCTTCAAGGTACGCCTGAGAAACCCTTCTCATTCTCGCAACAACAACAATCAAACCATAAGCACCTCAGCGATCCCAGATGACTATCAGAGGCCCTCCCCACCActgcaacagcagcagcagaaaGCACCATTTAGGGGATTTCAGAACCAGGGACAGCCTGATCAGTGGGTCCCACAAAACCAGGGGTGGAATTCACAGGCGCAGAGCAAGAACTATCAGGATCATGGATACCCTAATCAGGGACACAACTTTCCCAACAGTGGCTACCCTGATCAAGCTCGGGGTTATTCTCAGCATGGAAACCGTAATCAGTGGACTCCTCAATATCAAAACCCTAATCAAGTAAACACTCAGACCCCAAGTTTTCAGCAACCCAGGGCCCCAAAACAGTGGCACAATATAAACCAAGGGTATCCAACGGTCCAAAATCCTAATCAGTGGAGCCAACAGGTCCAGAGCCCTAACCGAGACCAGGTTGTTGAGGACCAAACACCGGTTTCTTCTCCCCCTCCACCTTCGATTGAAGACCTTATTCAGTTTTGCGAAACAGGGAAGGTTAAGGAAGCTATTGAACTGCTAGAACAAGGGGTTAAAGCTGATTGGAACTGCTTCCGTAGGCTGTTTCACCATTGTGCCGAATCAAATTCTTATGAGAATGCAAAAAAGGTTCATGATTTATTGTTACAGTCGACTTGTCGGGGTGATCTTCCGTTGAACAATAAGGTGATTGAAATGTATGGGAAGTGTGGAGGCATGACCGATGCGCGGAGAGTGTTTGATCATATGCCAGATCGGGATATGCAGTCTTGGCATTTGATGATTAATGGGTATGCGGATAATGCTTTGGGTGATGAGGGGTTGCATTTGTTTGAGCAGATGAGGCAGCTTGGTTTGAAACCCACTGGGGAGACTTTTCTTGCAGTCTTTTCGGCTTGTGCCAGTGCGGATGCTGTGGAGGAAGCATTTATACATTTTAAGTCAATGAAGGATGAGTGTGGAATCAATCCAGGGTTTGAGCATTATATGGGGCTTCTAGGTGTACTTGGGATGTGTGGGCATCTTAATGAAGCAGAGGAGCTGATAGAGAGACTCCCATTTGAGCCAATGGCAGAGGTTTGGGAGACTTTGAGGAATTATGCTCGGATTCATGGAGATGTTGATCTTGAAGACCGGACTGAGGAGTTGATGGTTGCTCTTGATTCGTCAAAAGCTGTTGCTAATAAGATCCCTACCCCTCCACCCAAAAGGCGCACTGCAATCAGCATGCTTGATGGGAAGAATAGAATCAGTGAATATCGAAACCCAACTCTCTACAAGGATGATGAAAAGCTGAAGGCCTCCATTGGGATGAAAGAAGCAGGTTATGTGCCGGATACGAGATATGTTCTTCATGACATCGATCAAGAGGCCAAGGAGCAGGCCTTGCTCTATCATAGTGAGCGTTTGGCAATTGCATATGGTCTGATCAGTACTCCAGCAAGGACGCCTCTTAGGATCATCAAGAACCTCCGTATCTGCGGTGACTGCCATAATGCCATCAAGATCATGTCCAAGATCGTTGGGAGGGAACTAATTGTTAGGGACAATAAACGGTTTCATCATTTCAAAGATGGCAAATGTTCCTGTGGGGATTACTGGTGATGTCCGTGAAACATTGAACTTTTAGGACAGACGTCCTCCGAGATTTTGTTGTGCAGAGTGCTAAAATTGCCAAGCTGTGTAGTGTGGACAGTTGGTTTAGTcggtttttttctttcagatgCCTCATAATCTGTTGGTTGTACAATTGCTTGCAACTACATGAATCGTTGGAGTTTTGTTTTTGCTGTAAACAAACACATCGTGATTGATTTTCTTAAGCTGCCAAGTGCAAATGCCAGATTGAGATGCCAAACTTGACATCCAGCATAAATAATGCCTATTAATATAAGGGGTagtaattctttttaaatacgATGATATTTTGGAAAGCAAATGGGAAAATAATGGCGGTATGTGGCTCATGGTGGTAACATCTTTCACTCGAAAGATTAAAGCTGGGAAAGCTGCAGCGGCAATAGCTTGCCAGCTATGACcaatcccaacaataaaaaatagaacCAACCAAAACTAAGCAGCACCTTCTTAAAGAatacatttcaaataaaaactaaaaacaccACAGGGTCAATTGAtaaactacatatatatatatatatatatatataaatatattctaatcaagcatattataaatatataaaaagtatataagTTCAAGGTGAATCATTTccactatcaatatacaaaagCACCTAGGAATATTATCTATAGGTAGGCTTTCAAAAACATGATTGGTAGATGTCCATTGCACCACTAAGTATgcacatcgattttgagatcgatGAATTTTAGTAAATTTCCAGTCTTGATGATGTCGAAAGTTAAGAAGAATGTCCCCAATGATGGTTGAGATGTTTCAAAAAGGAGTGGAATCTGGATTCTCTATAGATGTGAATATAGATTGAGCATCCCCTTCTATAATTACTAGATTCTGATTAGAAGCCATGTTGGATGCTAGTTGTGCTGCCAATGCTTCTGCCACTAGAGGGATAATTGTTTGTACCTTATTTGTTATTATCCCCAAAATATCTCCCCTGTGATTTCTTTGTATTACTGAGACAATTGAATACTGGTCTTGTACTGCTGCATCAAATGAGAAGCTTAGATAATTTAGAGGAGGAGGtttccattcttcttctttgctgTGTtgactctgtttttcttttcatgcatCTTTATAATCTTAATAGATGTGTTTCAACTGGATATTTGTTTCTTCCAGTGACAAAGAGGTGTGATTGTGGactatgtcatttttttttctccaaatataATCTAGCATTATAACCGCAAATAGCTGTAAATGATGATTTTCTTCTAATCTGAGTCCCAACTCTTTTTCTGGGTAGATGATCATTCTGATCTAGTCTGCAATAGAGTTAATAGGCAAGCTTGCAAGATTTAGGGGCCAACTGCTCTGTTGCCACAAAATTCTGATGACAGGACAATCTATAAAAAGATGCATTAGagtctctttttcttgattgcaaAGTGGACATTCTTCTGATTCTTGATGGAAAATGAAATCACCAATTCGTGATTTAGTAGGAAGAATATTCCAAAGTAGTTTCCAGATCAGTAATTTATGGCGATCATGGATTTTTAGACTCCACATTGGCTTGAAGAGTGATATTAAGTTGTCATGTTGATCCGAAACATGACTACTCAATGTTGCTTGGTAAGCTGTCTTAACAGAGTATTTTCCATTGTGGTTTAGTGTCCAAACAACTTTGTCTTGTTCAACTGATCTTGCTAAGAGgggtattttttgtatttccaAGATACTTGCTTGATCAAAGAGAGTTTGCATTTTTGGAACATCCCAACTCCTAAGATTATTGATAATAAGATCTGAAATAGTAATAAATGGGTAATCTAGGGTCATACCTTGTATTTGTTGTGGTTTGAAGTTATTCAGTGAAGAAACCAATGGATCTGACCAGATGTTTACTGATTCTCCACTTTGGATTTGAAAACAACGACCTTTATTGAGCAAATCCTTTGTTTTGAGTATTCCCTTCCACATGCATGAATCGGTTGTCTTCTGTTCTGTCTCCTAAAAAGTAGTGTTCTTTAGGTATTTGGCAGTTAGAATTGAGTGTCACAAACCATTTCTCGACTCAACGAATTCCATCATTTTCTACTAACATTGCTTAATTTATCTTTTCCATTAATCTGATACCCAGGCCACCTTCTTTTTTCGGTAAGCAGATAGACTTacaagattttaatggcatATTATGAATTTTGTCTTTTGAGAATCCCCACCGTAACGGCCCGTCTCcaagggtccggagagttaactcatataacctgataatcaactctaacaaggctagagtacttccaaattcaagaatatatattttcccaaacctcaaatcaaacgtaaatacttcaattaaataaaccatataaactcatctatccaattttcaatccagcaattccaataaaatcaactcttcatcatgtctcaaataacaaactagaaataatgaaacattaacataagtctccatataccgtctaaatccattgaagcaaacttaagaaatataaataacttccaacatcaacactaataccacgagatacccaacaaccattcactgctaatcttctccataaactctaatactgatcctcagctgaaccatcaatgtcatctgaaatattatggagataaggggatgagttatcaacaattcactaagcagagagcatacactagcatgtaaacatgagcatttataacatttgataagcagaacaaaacatttactttcagaatgcagaaacaaaactttgtacaaaagcattagagcgaaatttctagaaaaataaacttattccaaaaagaaaattcatcggcatttccaaactgaaacattataattaaatcatctcttagcatcacatcgggacaataccatgtttaacccccgtggtagggttataaaccaccattatacccgtggttgggccatattccatgtttcaccccgtggtagggttataaaccaccattatacccgtggctgggccatattctatgtttcacccccgtggtagggttataaaccaccattatacccgtggctgggccatattccatgtttcacctccgtggtagggttataaaccatcattatacccgtggctgggccttaacagaaacagaacagatttcatcgaaaatctgattacaatcatatacagaatcagaacttcatgccaaggttttcggatgacacatcatatcaaaacaaaacactgaaaagtttcagattatttcacatgttcgagataaacataaacaaaatattctcatttattcataacaaaacttttagaattccttattcgctcttttacatagtttagaaacaaagtgtacaaaactagctcatgtctacaccagtcatgacagaaaacactttctcttatattaaatttatgcatatgcagaataaacatctgaggttgttttcagatcatttcttttcaaaaacaaacacgtttattttcaaaatcaacctcattttatttcttttatgcaaaactagtatatgaaccccgcttacctggacttcttagctttttagaattttcctcaaaaatttCGAGTTGACTATAAATCgccatctataaaaataatcacacaatttccataagttttcaatcaatcacggatttttatatttaagcctaagcttctaaaataatctatcttaatttctcaaaacttaaaaccctcataatcccaaaatacaTCACTACTTcctaaaaaaatcaccaatatccaccatgaccaacgtcaaactcaaaacaccaatatttaaatccgaaacagccaacaaatttcatagcataaaccaatcacacaagcaactccatcatccaatccaatcgacccccttactcctcgaactcagtccggcacaaccaactaattcacagtaaatatgagttagcacgaaaatacatttaaatctcaaaagttcttcgAGAAAAATACTTAcgatgctataatataatttttgaaagatcacgaaaGTGCTAGAAACGGCAACGCAGTAACAAAACAGTgtgaaatgcactgtggccgtgggtctcagaaacccacttttgaacggttgtaaacgaagacccgagattgatagggtagggcctagggatgtcggtgaagctagtggtggtggtggttggccctGGATGGCGGCGTGGGCagcggtttaaggccaaaaatgctcaaatcggagatggagatagatggggcttcaccggtgacagatcggagccaaggatgggtgcactAGGTTgctaggttgctaggaggtcgaggatgaagtggtgaaaagatggtggccgatggtggcgcgacggcggcgcacgagcacaaggaacgccgcggcatagtgttgcgcgtgggggcaaacggcgaCGCGAGAggagctgagattggagggaggtggtcgtcggagggtggggaaggccgtggACTGGGCGGTGTCGCCGGACGGAGGCGCATGGCGGCGGGTTGGGGGAGAGAAGGATCGGatggagtgagagagaggggctggaTCGCGCGCGGGAGAGAGCATTtccggaaaaggaaaagaaaaaaaaaagaaagaagaaaaaagagaaaagagaaaaaaaaaagtggaaaaagaaaaatgaaggaaaataaatgaggtctaaatctcacaacttgggtcacaaaattcctacgaaaattatttcaacacaacagttttaaataaaataaatttaaacacagtgactaagtaaaataaaataattaaatccaacaatacaataattttaaaacccacaaactaatttaaattaagagaaatttaa belongs to Juglans regia cultivar Chandler chromosome 8, Walnut 2.0, whole genome shotgun sequence and includes:
- the LOC108987225 gene encoding pentatricopeptide repeat-containing protein At2g15690, mitochondrial-like — protein: MASLMTIRRARGRIEPSFFKVRLRNPSHSRNNNNQTISTSAIPDDYQRPSPPLQQQQQKAPFRGFQNQGQPDQWVPQNQGWNSQAQSKNYQDHGYPNQGHNFPNSGYPDQARGYSQHGNRNQWTPQYQNPNQVNTQTPSFQQPRAPKQWHNINQGYPTVQNPNQWSQQVQSPNRDQVVEDQTPVSSPPPPSIEDLIQFCETGKVKEAIELLEQGVKADWNCFRRLFHHCAESNSYENAKKVHDLLLQSTCRGDLPLNNKVIEMYGKCGGMTDARRVFDHMPDRDMQSWHLMINGYADNALGDEGLHLFEQMRQLGLKPTGETFLAVFSACASADAVEEAFIHFKSMKDECGINPGFEHYMGLLGVLGMCGHLNEAEELIERLPFEPMAEVWETLRNYARIHGDVDLEDRTEELMVALDSSKAVANKIPTPPPKRRTAISMLDGKNRISEYRNPTLYKDDEKLKASIGMKEAGYVPDTRYVLHDIDQEAKEQALLYHSERLAIAYGLISTPARTPLRIIKNLRICGDCHNAIKIMSKIVGRELIVRDNKRFHHFKDGKCSCGDYW